The Desulfotignum phosphitoxidans DSM 13687 genomic sequence CGGAACTGGGCTCCATGGCCAAAAAAGTGCTGGGCGTGGACCAGGTCATTGACAGCATCATCACCCGCCTGGGCAATCTGGAACAGGCATATCTGCTCGATGACTACGCCGCAGGCAAAGACACCGGCATCATCGACCTGCTGCTGGTGGGCGACATCGACAATTATCACCTGCACGATTTAACACAGAAAACGGAACGGTACATCAACCGCAAGATCCGGCACCTGGTCCTGACCCGGTCCGAATTTGAAACCTTTGAAAAAGACCTGGCTGCCAGACCCCATCTGCTGATCTGGGAAAAGTAGCCGGAAAAAACAGCCCAATCCTCAACCCACATCGATTACAAAGCCCAGCCCTTTGTAATCGACAGAGCGGAGCTATGCCCAAAATTTTAAAGTCACATTGTTTCCAAGTGGCGGAGTAAACGATCTTTTAAACTTTATTAAAGCCAACCCAGGCAAAAAATCCAGGGAGATTAAAACCGTCCTGAATTTGCCGCAAAGAATAATGGAACGCTGGCTAAATGAACTGCGCGAACAAAATAAAATCAGATTTCAGGGCGCGCCCAAAACAGGGAATGATTTCCCTGTGGATGATACTTGATCCAATTATGCAGCGGGTTTGATTATGTTGTGTGATTTAGGGTTAATTCCATCTGATTCTAAAACCAAAAAATAAAAATTGTATCTGATTCGTATTATTCACTTTTAAATGACTTAACCACATGCTAACTTTATCATATGGTGGATACAATCTGAGTTAAAAATACAATGATTATGTCTGTGTCCGCCAGGAGCACCCCAGATATTTTGTTCCGAATGGATAGAGGAGGAATGAAAATGAAATTCCTTGATGTTTTAAAAATGGTTTGAATTATCATTGTGGAGGTGCCTAAAAAGTTCATCATTATGTCGTGAGTTTTTTTTACGTTTTTGTAACAAAGTTTGTAAGTGTTTGTTATAAAAGACAATATTGAAATACACAGGCTTTGTGAAAATTTTATTAAATATCAAGCAGATAGAGCTACTCGCAACAT encodes the following:
- a CDS encoding helix-turn-helix domain-containing protein, which codes for MNNTLFSGIIQSKLKIKLLLRFFMNPDTRAYLRQLSDEFNVSSNAVRSELNHLSGSDLITAEKQGRKIWYKANQKHPLFPELGSMAKKVLGVDQVIDSIITRLGNLEQAYLLDDYAAGKDTGIIDLLLVGDIDNYHLHDLTQKTERYINRKIRHLVLTRSEFETFEKDLAARPHLLIWEK